A section of the Pimelobacter simplex genome encodes:
- a CDS encoding ABC transporter permease: MTTLSLSLPRTLRLARWNAVLLTRNRLALTYGTVLPLLPLALLLGGDRGDEALGAATIATVLTMAFVFPVFYNVLSQFVTRRDELVLKRLRTGEARDAELLTALVLPGAVIALAVALLAVPVAAAFGQDLPRNPLLYVVGALACVALYAAFAFWTAAWTRNAEAAQLASLPVILLAIGGQISLALPDAAQRWAELTPGAALTGLVRVTWFGMADGRTTSTLDLAATWGSAAPHLAVLVAWTAVACWLAARSLHWEPRV; the protein is encoded by the coding sequence ATGACCACGCTCTCCCTCTCCCTGCCCCGCACCCTCCGCCTCGCCCGCTGGAACGCCGTCCTGCTCACCCGCAACCGGCTCGCGCTGACCTACGGGACCGTGCTGCCGCTGCTCCCGCTGGCCCTCCTGCTCGGCGGCGATCGCGGCGACGAGGCGCTCGGCGCGGCGACGATCGCGACGGTGCTGACCATGGCGTTCGTGTTCCCGGTGTTCTACAACGTGCTCTCCCAGTTCGTGACCCGGCGCGACGAGCTGGTCCTCAAGCGGCTGCGGACCGGTGAGGCGCGCGATGCCGAGCTGCTCACCGCGCTCGTCCTGCCCGGCGCGGTGATCGCGCTGGCGGTGGCGCTGCTCGCCGTCCCGGTGGCGGCCGCCTTCGGCCAGGACCTCCCCCGCAACCCCCTGCTGTACGTCGTCGGCGCGCTCGCCTGCGTCGCGCTCTACGCGGCCTTCGCCTTCTGGACCGCGGCCTGGACCCGCAACGCCGAGGCGGCCCAGCTCGCGAGCCTGCCCGTCATCCTCCTCGCGATCGGCGGCCAGATCAGCCTCGCGCTCCCCGACGCCGCCCAGCGCTGGGCCGAGCTGACCCCCGGGGCGGCACTGACCGGCCTGGTCCGGGTCACCTGGTTCGGCATGGCCGACGGCAGGACGACCAGCACCCTCGACCTCGCCGCGACCTGGGGGTCGGCCGCCCCGCACCTCGCCGTACTGGTCGCGTGGACCGCGGTGGCGTGCTGGCTCGCGGCCCGCTCGCTGCACTGGGAGCCCCGGGTGTGA
- a CDS encoding sensor histidine kinase produces MRRWTELDQVERVDLYTRQSLYLLLWFFVGTLTISAIAQEPDHRTAFAVAGAGIPVLTVVATSVLRAVLDQRRPWRRIALLLVLSAVAVALALPHPVWEVVVVAVFVNVVWSLSGLRDQWLTVTLVLGLGVFMGATTGSLALLAGGMFMAAFCIFTVRASLWLLGVVTELDQARSAQAALAVAEERLRFSRDVHDVMGRRLSAIAVQAELAASLADRADPRAAAQMLAVRGVAHDALREARELARGYRPTDLHQELEGARALLRSAGIEVRLDVAEVPAPWQEPAAWIVREAVTNVLRHSAATQVAITFRAPELCVTNDGVASAEPGTGLGLDGLRERLAPLGATVTTAADVPDFRLTARFPDLVQEPA; encoded by the coding sequence ATGCGCCGCTGGACGGAGCTCGACCAGGTCGAGCGGGTCGACCTCTACACCCGGCAGTCGCTCTACCTCCTGCTGTGGTTCTTCGTCGGCACCCTGACCATCTCCGCGATCGCGCAGGAGCCCGACCACCGCACGGCCTTCGCGGTCGCGGGCGCCGGCATCCCCGTGCTCACGGTGGTCGCGACGAGCGTGCTCCGCGCGGTGCTCGACCAGCGGCGCCCGTGGCGCCGGATCGCCCTGCTCCTCGTGCTCTCGGCGGTCGCGGTCGCGCTGGCGCTGCCCCACCCCGTGTGGGAGGTGGTGGTGGTCGCGGTCTTCGTCAACGTGGTCTGGTCGTTGAGCGGGCTGCGCGACCAGTGGCTCACCGTGACGCTCGTCCTCGGGCTGGGCGTCTTCATGGGCGCGACGACCGGCAGCCTGGCCCTGCTGGCCGGCGGGATGTTCATGGCGGCCTTCTGCATCTTCACCGTGCGCGCCTCGCTGTGGCTGCTCGGTGTCGTCACCGAGCTCGACCAGGCGCGGTCCGCCCAGGCCGCGCTGGCGGTCGCCGAGGAGCGGCTCCGGTTCTCGCGCGACGTCCACGACGTGATGGGACGCCGGCTCTCAGCGATCGCGGTCCAGGCCGAGCTCGCCGCGTCCCTGGCCGACCGCGCCGACCCGCGCGCCGCCGCGCAGATGCTCGCCGTGCGCGGGGTCGCCCACGACGCCCTGCGCGAGGCTCGCGAGCTGGCCCGCGGCTACCGCCCGACCGACCTGCACCAGGAGCTCGAGGGCGCCCGTGCGCTGCTGCGCTCGGCCGGGATCGAGGTCCGCCTCGACGTCGCGGAGGTGCCCGCGCCCTGGCAGGAGCCGGCGGCCTGGATCGTGCGCGAGGCGGTCACCAACGTGCTGCGCCACTCCGCCGCCACCCAGGTCGCCATCACCTTCCGGGCGCCGGAGCTCTGCGTCACCAACGACGGCGTCGCGAGCGCCGAGCCGGGCACGGGTCTCGGTCTCGACGGCCTGCGTGAGCGGCTCGCTCCGCTGGGCGCGACGGTGACCACCGCGGCCGACGTACCGGACTTCCGTCTCACCGCCCGCTTCCCCGACCTCGTGCAGGAGCCCGCATGA
- a CDS encoding response regulator transcription factor has translation MTAPIRVLLADDEHLIRTALVQLLGLEPDLEVVAEAATGDEALAMAVKHAVDVAVLDLQMPGPDGIAVAERLAEVLPGCGVVIVTGHGRPGHLKRALGTGVRGFLPKTTSAVTLAEVVRKVHAGGRHVDPELAAEAIAAGDSPLTPREADVLELAADGAPVDEIADRAALSPGTVRNYLSSAVIKLGAANRHDAAATARRMGWI, from the coding sequence ATGACCGCGCCGATCCGCGTCCTCCTCGCCGATGACGAGCACCTGATCCGCACCGCCCTCGTGCAGCTGCTGGGGCTGGAGCCCGACCTGGAGGTGGTGGCCGAGGCGGCCACCGGCGACGAGGCGCTGGCGATGGCGGTCAAGCACGCCGTGGACGTCGCGGTGCTCGACCTGCAGATGCCCGGCCCCGACGGCATCGCCGTCGCCGAACGGCTCGCCGAGGTGCTGCCGGGCTGCGGCGTCGTGATCGTGACCGGCCACGGGCGTCCCGGACACCTCAAACGGGCCCTGGGGACGGGCGTGCGCGGCTTTCTGCCGAAGACGACCTCGGCGGTCACGCTCGCCGAGGTCGTCCGCAAGGTCCACGCCGGCGGACGCCACGTCGACCCCGAGCTCGCCGCCGAGGCGATCGCCGCGGGCGACAGCCCCCTGACGCCGCGTGAGGCGGACGTCCTCGAGCTCGCCGCGGACGGCGCCCCGGTCGACGAGATCGCCGACCGGGCCGCGCTCTCGCCGGGGACCGTGCGCAACTACCTGTCGAGCGCGGTCATCAAGCTGGGCGCCGCCAACCGGCACGACGCCGCCGCGACGGCGCGCCGGATGGGGTGGATCTGA
- a CDS encoding acetyl-CoA C-acetyltransferase, with translation MAEAYIVDAVRTAVGKRGGALAGVHSADLGAHSIGALVERTGVDPGAVDDVILGCCDTLGSQAGDIARTAWLVAGLPDHVPGVTIDRQCGSSQQAVHFAAQAVMSGTQDLVVAGGVQNMSAIPISAAMLAGQQYGFSTPFAESPGWLKRYGDQEVSQFRSAEMIAEKWDVSREDMERYALASHERARAAIDAGRFRSEIAPYTLEDGTVFDTDQCPRETSLEKMAGLDPLAPGGRITAAVASQICDGSAALLIASEQAVKDHGLTPRARIVHLSVRGDDPVWMLTGPIPATKHALAKSGMSIDDIDLFECNEAFASVVLAWMKETGVPHDKLNVNGGGIALGHPIGATGARLMTTLLNELERTGGRYGLQTMCEGGGQANVTIIERLG, from the coding sequence ATGGCTGAGGCCTACATCGTCGACGCCGTCCGCACCGCGGTCGGCAAGCGCGGCGGCGCACTCGCCGGCGTCCACTCCGCCGACCTCGGCGCGCACTCGATCGGGGCGCTCGTCGAGCGCACCGGGGTCGACCCGGGCGCCGTGGACGACGTCATCCTGGGCTGCTGCGACACGCTCGGCTCGCAGGCCGGCGACATCGCCCGTACGGCGTGGCTCGTCGCGGGCCTGCCCGACCACGTCCCCGGCGTGACGATCGACCGCCAGTGCGGCTCGTCGCAGCAGGCCGTGCACTTCGCCGCCCAGGCGGTCATGTCCGGCACCCAGGACCTCGTCGTGGCCGGCGGCGTGCAGAACATGAGCGCCATCCCGATCTCGGCGGCGATGCTGGCCGGTCAGCAGTACGGCTTCTCGACGCCCTTCGCCGAGTCGCCGGGCTGGCTCAAGCGCTACGGCGACCAGGAGGTCAGCCAGTTCCGCTCCGCCGAGATGATCGCGGAGAAGTGGGACGTCAGCCGCGAGGACATGGAGCGCTACGCCCTCGCCTCGCACGAGCGGGCCCGGGCCGCGATCGACGCCGGCCGCTTCCGCAGCGAGATCGCGCCCTACACGCTGGAGGACGGGACGGTCTTCGACACCGACCAGTGCCCCCGCGAGACCTCCCTGGAGAAGATGGCCGGCCTCGACCCGCTCGCCCCCGGCGGCCGGATCACCGCCGCGGTCGCCTCGCAGATCTGCGACGGCTCCGCCGCGCTGCTGATCGCCTCGGAGCAGGCGGTCAAGGACCACGGCCTGACCCCGCGCGCCCGGATCGTGCACCTCTCGGTGCGCGGCGACGACCCGGTCTGGATGCTCACCGGTCCCATCCCGGCGACCAAGCACGCGCTGGCCAAGAGCGGGATGTCGATCGACGACATCGACCTGTTCGAGTGCAACGAGGCCTTCGCCTCGGTCGTGCTGGCCTGGATGAAGGAGACCGGCGTCCCCCACGACAAGCTCAACGTCAACGGCGGCGGCATCGCCCTCGGTCACCCCATCGGCGCCACCGGTGCCCGGCTGATGACCACGCTGCTCAACGAGCTCGAGCGCACCGGCGGCCGCTACGGCCTGCAGACCATGTGCGAGGGCGGCGGCCAGGCCAACGTCACCATCATCGAGCGCCTGGGCTGA
- a CDS encoding SDR family oxidoreductase gives MTAMRPEQPTPDYVPGHDLLAGKVVVVTAAAGAGIGAAVVRRALEEGAKAVVFSDTHARRLAEAEEALAAEFGAERVRQLVCDVTKEEDVTALLDAADDFGGVDIMINNAGLGGTDSILEVTDETWNRVIDITLTGTMRATRAVGQRFVAAGKKGVIVNNASVIGWRAQEGQAHYAAAKAGVMALTRCSALDLAPHGIRVNAVSPSLAMHPFLEKVTSPELLVELKQREAFGRAAAPWEVANVMVFLASDYSSYLTGEVISVSSQHA, from the coding sequence ATGACCGCCATGCGACCGGAGCAGCCCACCCCCGACTACGTCCCGGGCCACGACCTGCTCGCCGGCAAGGTGGTCGTCGTGACCGCCGCGGCCGGCGCGGGCATCGGCGCGGCCGTCGTACGACGGGCGCTCGAGGAGGGCGCCAAGGCGGTCGTGTTCAGCGACACCCACGCCCGCCGCCTGGCCGAGGCCGAGGAGGCGCTGGCCGCCGAGTTCGGCGCCGAGCGCGTGCGCCAGTTGGTCTGCGACGTGACCAAGGAGGAGGACGTCACCGCCCTGCTCGACGCGGCCGACGACTTCGGCGGCGTCGACATCATGATCAACAACGCGGGCCTGGGCGGCACCGACTCGATCCTCGAGGTCACCGACGAGACCTGGAACCGGGTCATCGACATCACCCTGACCGGCACGATGCGCGCCACCCGCGCGGTCGGGCAGCGCTTCGTGGCGGCCGGCAAGAAGGGCGTGATCGTCAACAACGCCTCCGTCATCGGCTGGCGCGCCCAGGAGGGCCAGGCCCACTACGCCGCCGCCAAGGCCGGGGTGATGGCGCTGACCCGCTGCTCGGCGCTCGACCTGGCGCCGCACGGCATCCGGGTCAACGCGGTCTCGCCCTCGCTGGCGATGCACCCGTTCCTCGAGAAGGTCACCTCGCCCGAGCTGCTCGTCGAGCTCAAGCAGCGCGAGGCCTTCGGCCGCGCGGCCGCCCCCTGGGAGGTCGCCAACGTGATGGTCTTCCTCGCCAGCGACTACTCGTCGTACCTGACGGGCGAGGTCATCTCCGTCAGCAGCCAGCACGCCTGA
- a CDS encoding acyl-CoA dehydrogenase family protein, translated as MNLTEGAEDRAFRAEIRQWLGDHLTGEWAALRGLGGPGREHEAHDERLAWNRHLAEHGWTAVGWPTEHGGRGLSLWQQVIFHEEYARSAAPAGVNHLGEQLLGPTLIAFGTPEQQQRFLPEIVAVRELWAQGYSEPGAGSDLANVQTRARRDESTGEWVIDGQKVWTSLAHLSDWCFVIARTEAGSSRHQGLSFLLVPLDQEGVEIRPIEQLTSGSEFNEVFFTGARTSGDLVVGEPGRGWGVAMGLLGFERGVSTLGQTVGFARELDSVVARAKANGAIDDPVVRDRLAELKVELAVIRSYALRALALVEGGQDSAAGGGAGSIFKLAWATWHRTLGEVAMDVAGRDGLLARESGSSYDLDDHQRLFLFSRADTIYGGSDEIQKNILAERVLGLPKEPRG; from the coding sequence ATGAACCTGACCGAGGGTGCTGAGGACCGCGCTTTCCGCGCCGAGATCCGGCAGTGGCTGGGCGACCACCTCACCGGCGAGTGGGCGGCGCTGCGCGGCCTGGGCGGTCCCGGCCGCGAGCACGAGGCCCACGACGAGCGCCTGGCCTGGAACCGGCACCTCGCCGAGCACGGCTGGACCGCCGTCGGCTGGCCCACCGAGCACGGCGGCCGCGGGCTGTCGCTGTGGCAGCAGGTGATCTTCCACGAGGAGTACGCCCGCTCCGCGGCGCCCGCCGGCGTCAACCACCTCGGCGAGCAGCTGCTCGGCCCGACGCTCATCGCCTTCGGCACGCCCGAGCAGCAGCAGCGCTTCCTGCCCGAGATCGTCGCCGTGCGCGAGTTGTGGGCCCAGGGCTACTCCGAGCCCGGCGCCGGCTCCGACCTCGCCAACGTCCAGACCCGCGCCCGCCGCGACGAGTCCACCGGCGAGTGGGTCATCGACGGCCAGAAGGTGTGGACCTCGCTCGCGCACCTGTCCGACTGGTGCTTCGTCATCGCGCGCACCGAGGCGGGCTCCTCGCGCCACCAGGGCCTGTCCTTCCTGCTCGTGCCGCTCGACCAGGAGGGCGTCGAGATCCGCCCCATCGAGCAGCTCACCAGCGGCTCGGAGTTCAACGAGGTCTTCTTCACCGGCGCCCGCACCTCCGGCGACCTGGTCGTCGGCGAGCCGGGCCGCGGCTGGGGCGTGGCGATGGGCCTGCTCGGCTTCGAGCGCGGCGTGTCCACCCTCGGCCAGACCGTCGGCTTCGCCCGCGAGCTCGACAGCGTCGTCGCCCGGGCCAAGGCCAACGGCGCCATCGACGACCCCGTCGTGCGCGACCGGCTCGCCGAGCTCAAGGTCGAGCTCGCCGTCATCCGCAGCTACGCGCTGCGCGCGCTCGCCCTCGTCGAGGGCGGCCAGGACTCCGCCGCCGGCGGGGGAGCGGGCTCCATCTTCAAGCTCGCCTGGGCGACCTGGCACCGCACCCTCGGTGAGGTGGCGATGGACGTCGCCGGGCGCGACGGGCTGCTCGCGCGGGAGTCGGGGTCGTCGTACGACCTGGACGACCACCAGCGGCTCTTCCTCTTCTCGCGTGCCGACACCATCTACGGCGGCAGCGACGAGATCCAGAAGAACATCCTCGCCGAGCGCGTGCTCGGCCTACCGAAGGAGCCCCGCGGATGA